One segment of Sesamum indicum cultivar Zhongzhi No. 13 linkage group LG4, S_indicum_v1.0, whole genome shotgun sequence DNA contains the following:
- the LOC105159911 gene encoding DNA gyrase subunit B, chloroplastic/mitochondrial isoform X2, with amino-acid sequence MKSAWYFEEFSFGVFLQDVWKIRACDRLKKVSSKNSAWNAFAPTAFMSSSISTEAVRESKVSKEYGSEQIQVLEGLDPVRKRPGMYIGSTGSRGLHHLVYEILDNAIDEAQAGFASKIEVILLADNSVSITDNGRGIPTDMHPTTKKSALETVLTVLHAGGKFGGSSSGYSVSGGLHGVGLSVVNALSEALEVTVWRNGKEYKQKYSHGRPVTKLVSRELPTDMRDHQGTRIHFWPDKEVFTTAIEFDYNTISGRIRELAFLNPEVTIALEKEDADPEKRLYNEYSYAGGLIEYVKWLNADKKPLHEVVGFRKESEGISIDLALQWCSDAYSDTLLGYANSIRTVDGGTHIDGVKASLTRTLNNLGKKSKVIKEKDISLSGEHVREGLTCVISVKVPNPEFEGQTKTRLGNPEVRKVVDQAIQEYLTEYLELHPDVLDAILSKSLNALKAALAAKRARELVRQKSVLKSSSLPGKLADCSATNPEESEIFIVEGDSAGGSAKQGRDRRFQAVLPLRGKILNIERKDEAAMYKNEEIQNLILGLGLGVKGEDFRKDSLRYHKIIILTDADVDGAHIRTLLLTFFFRYQRALFDEGCIYVGVPPLYKVERGKQAYYCFDDTELKRLQNSFPANASYNIQRFKGLGEMMPSQLWETTLNPETRLLKQLKVEDVAEASVVFSSLMGARVDVRKELIQKSASVVKLDQLDI; translated from the exons GTATTGGAAGGGTTAGACCCTGTAAGGAAACGGCCTGGCATGTATATTGGCAGCACTGGATCCCGTGGTCTGCATCATTTG GTGTATGAAATATTGGATAATGCCATTGATGAGGCGCAAGCTGGATTTGCTTCAAAGATCGAGGTCATTCTACTTGCAGACAATTCAGTGAGCATCACTGACAATGGGCGTGGG ATCCCAACTGATATGCAtccaacaacaaaaaagtCTGCTTTGGAGACTGTCTTGACG GTTTTGCATGCAGGTGGGAAGTTTGGTGGTTCAAGTAGTGGTTACAGTGTATCAGGTGGACTACATGGTGTCGGTTTATCAGTTGTTAATGCACTGTCGGAG GCCCTTGAAGTTACAGTATGGCGCAACGGCAAGGAGTATAAGCAGAAATACTCCCATGGAAGGCCTGTCACAAAATTAGTCTCTCGTGAGCTCCCAACTGATATGAGGGATCATCAAGGGACTCGCATACATTTTTGGCCGGATAAAGAAG TATTCACGACAGCAATTGAGTTTGATTACAACACAATATCTGGGAGAATCAGGGAGCTTGCTTTTCTCAATCCTGAG GTTACAATTGCACTAGAGAAGGAGGATGCAGACCCAGAGAAGAGACTGTATAATGAGTACAGCTATGCTGGAGGATTAATTGAATATGTAAAGTGGCTTAATGCTGATAAG AAACCTCTCCATGAGGTCGTGGGGTTTAGAAAAGAATCAGAGGGTATATCAATTGACCTAGCACTTCAATG GTGTTCCGATGCATATTCAGATACATTGTTGGGATACGCAAACAGCATTAGGACAGTTGATGGTGGCACTCACATTGATGGTGTGAAAGCTTCATTAACAAGAACACTCAACAACCtggggaagaaatccaaagtCATTAAG GAGAAGGATATTAGTTTAAGTGGTGAGCACGTCAGAGAGGGACTGACTTGCGTGATATCTGTCAAAGTTCCGAATCCTGAGTTTGAAGGACAAACAAAG ACGAGATTAGGAAATCCAGAGGTCAGGAAGGTTGTTGATCAAGCTATTCAAGAATATCTTACTGAGTACCTGGAGTTGCATCCAGATGTCCTTGATGCGATTCTTTCAAAGTCCCTCAATGCTCTCAAG gCAGCTCTAGCAGCAAAGAGGGCCAGGGAGTTGGTGAGACAAAAGAGTGTTTTGAAATCATCATCTCTTCCGGGCAAGCTTGCTGATTGTTCTGCTACTAATCCTGAAGAATCTG aaatattcATTGTTGAGGGGGATTCAGCTGGTGGGAGTGCTAAGCAAGGTCGTGATCGGCGCTTTCAG GCTGTGCTTCCTTTGAGGggtaaaattttgaacatcgAAAGGAAGGACGAAGCTGCTATGTACAAAAATGAAGAGATTCAAAATCTTATTCTTGGTTTGGGACTTGGAGTGAag GGTGAAGATTTTCGAAAAGATTCTCTCCGTTatcataaaatcataattttaacagATGCTGATGTTGATGGTGCTCACATAAGAACACTGTTACTGACCTTCTTCTTTAGGTATCAG AGAGCTTTATTTGATGAAGGTTGTATCTATGTTGGTGTTCCACCCTTATATAAG GTTGAGAGAGGGAAGCAAGCATATTACTGTTTTGATGATACAGAACTTAAAAGACTTCAGAATTCTTTTCCAGCAAATGCATCATACAACATCCAGAGATTTAAAG GCTTGGGGGAGATGATGCCTTCACAGCTGTGGGAGACAACCTTGAATCCAGAGACTCGACTTCTGAAGCAATTGAAAGTAGAAGATGTAGCAGAAGCCAGTGTTGTTTTCTCCTCCCTCATGGGAGCCCGA GTCGATGTCAGGAAGGAACTCATTCAGAAATCTGCTAGTGTTGTCAAGCTTGATCAACTTGATATATGA
- the LOC105159910 gene encoding uncharacterized protein LOC105159910 yields MVIPPPVRPERVMKYLKPYVLRMHFTNKYVNAQVVHTPTATVASAASTQEKSLRLSMEKAKESTRDVAAAAKIGKILGERLLLQNIPAVAVFLKRDQKYHGKVKAVIDSLKEAGVKLL; encoded by the coding sequence ATGGTTATCCCTCCTCCAGTAAGGCCAGAAAGAGTGATGAAGTATCTCAAACCCTATGTCTTAAGGATGCACTtcacaaataaatatgtaaatgcGCAAGTTGTCCACACGCCAACTGCAACAGTAGCCTCTGCTGCCAGTACACAAGAAAAGTCCCTGAGGCTGAGCATGGAAAAAGCTAAAGAAAGCACTAGGGATGTAGCTGCGGCTGCAAAAATTGGAAAGATACTTGGAGAGCGCTTACTGCTTCAAAATATACCTGCTGTTGCAGTATTCCTTAAGAGAGATCAGAAATATCATGGCAAGGTGAAAGCAGTAATTGATTCGTTAAAGGAGGCAGGAGTAAAGTTGTTATAG
- the LOC105159912 gene encoding uncharacterized protein LOC105159912 isoform X1: MRKFDPWPVFFRREWNRNWPFLVGFAITGTIITKFSLGLTEEDAKNSPFVQRHHRKSEVC; encoded by the exons ATGAGGAAATTCGATCCATGGCCTGTGTTCTTCAGAAGAGAGTGGAACCGTAATTGGCCTTTCCTTGTCGGATTTGCCATTACTGGAACCATCATTACCAAGTTCTCACTTGGCCTCACGG AGGAGGACGCGAAGAACTCTCCCTTCGTGCAGAGGCACCACCGAAA ATCTGAAGTATGCTGA
- the LOC105159912 gene encoding uncharacterized protein LOC105159912 isoform X2, translating into MRKFDPWPVFFRREWNRNWPFLVGFAITGTIITKFSLGLTEEDAKNSPFVQRHHRK; encoded by the exons ATGAGGAAATTCGATCCATGGCCTGTGTTCTTCAGAAGAGAGTGGAACCGTAATTGGCCTTTCCTTGTCGGATTTGCCATTACTGGAACCATCATTACCAAGTTCTCACTTGGCCTCACGG AGGAGGACGCGAAGAACTCTCCCTTCGTGCAGAGGCACCACCGAAA ATGA
- the LOC105159913 gene encoding uncharacterized protein LOC105159913 isoform X2, whose product MASLKITKKHHKHINNPFPSNPKTLPLIQGTLVFNSQTLPSHQVYDLGHDFQLNWSSNDGGSLSIFHKSNPSRSIWSTVPGRAFVSAAVADTEVEESRGSFVIKDRNIHLICNHQTIEEIRAVQDSDYFTSHADDHQGSSVSCSGVEKSPVLLIKGRVFNVKERRMRNEGSFLHESSEILEKAAGIHAKYWMLFDQKNSNQVGFQVRFGKPIGGQLQKFSPRSYSYRGFSRKVGRIRRLRVGWCGYFSRKRVVIAVSPAQEETVVMKNAACPDFNRICITYSSEKNERFYGFGEQFSHMDFKGKRVPIFVQEQGIGRGDQPITFAANLISYRAGGDESTTYAPSPFYMTSQMRSVYLEGYNYSVFDLTKHDSVQIQIHGDRTEGRILHGNSPAEIIEHFTETVGRPQELPAWIISGAVVGMQGGTSKVRDIWAELQAKDTPISAFWLQDWVGQRKTVIGSQLWWNWEVDSTTYSGWQQLIKDLSAQHIKVMTYCNPCLAPVDEKTNVGRNLFEEAMKLDILVKDKKGRPYMVPNTAFDVGMLDLTHPKTAGWFKQILQEMVDDGVRGWMADFGEGLPVDAYLYSGEDPITAHNRYPEIWAKLNREFVDEWKSSCLGKQKEDPQEALVFFMRAGFRGSPKWASLFWEGDQMVSWQANDGIKSAVVGLLSSGLSGYAFNHSDIGGYCSVSLPFFKYQRSEELLLRWMELNAFTIVFRTHEGNKPSCNRQFYSNQRTLSHFSRFAKIYKAWKFYRIQLVKEASEKGLPVCRHLFLHYPEDDYVHRLTYEQFLVGTEILVVPVLDKGKEVVKVYFPEGERCSWKHVWTGKLHSKQGSESWVEAPIGYPAIFVKDGSKIGETFLENLREYNIL is encoded by the exons ATGGCATCtctgaaaataacaaaaaagcaCCATAAACACATCAACAACCCTTTCCCATCCAACCCAAAGACTCTTCCTTTGATTCAAGGAACTCTGGTTTTTAATTCTCAAACACTCCCTTCTCATCAGGTTTATGATCTTGGCCATGATTTTCAGTTGAATTGGTCATCAAACGATGGAGGGTCTCTCTCAATTTTCCACAAGTCCAATCCTTCAAGATCCATATGGTCCACCGTTCCGGGCCGGGCCTTCGTTTCCGCAGCTGTGGCTGATACAGAGGTGGAAGAGAGCAGGGGTTCGTTTGTCATTAAAGATAGGAATATCCACCTCATATGCAATCATCAAACCATTGAAGAAATCAGGGCCGTACAAGACTCTGATTATTTCACATCACATGCTGATGATCATCAAGGTTCATCGGTTTCTTGCTCCGGGGTGGAGAAATCGCCGGTTCTTCTGATCAAAGGAAGGGTTTTTAATGTGAAAGAGAGGAGAATGAGGAATGAAGGTTCTTTTCTGCATGAAAGTTCAGAAATATTGGAGAAGGCGGCAGGCATACATGCTAAGTATTGGATGCTGTTTGATCAGAAAAACAGTAACCAAGTAGGATTTCAAGTGAGATTTGGGAAACCAATTGGAGGGCAGCTACAGAAGTTCTCTCCAAGAAGTTATAGTTACAGAGGTTTTAGTCGAAAAGTGGGACGAATTCGGAGACTTCGAGTTGGCTGGTGTGGATATTTTTCAAGGAAGAGAGTGGTTATAGCAGTTTCACCTGCACAAGAGGAAACTGTTGTGATGAAGAATGCAGCCTGTCCTGATTTTAACAGGATATGTATAACATATTCAAGTGAAAAGAATGAGAGATTCTATGGCTTTGGGGAGCAGTTCTCTCATATGGATTTCAAAGGGAAGAGAGTTCCAATATTCGTTCAAGAACAAGGAATTGGGAGAGGTGATCAACCAATCACGTTTGCTGCTAATTTAATCAGCTACAG GGCTGGAGGAGATGAGAGTACAACTTATGCTCCTTCACCTTTTTATATGACATCACAGATGAGATCAGTTTATCTAGAAGGATACAACTACTCCGTCTTCGACCTAACAAAGCATGATTCTGTCCAGATACAG ATACATGGAGATAGGACAGAGGGTAGAATACTGCACGGGAACTCTCCTGCTGAGATTATTGAACACTTCACAGAAACCGTAGGGAGGCCTCAAGAACTTCCTGCATGGATAATTTCAGGGGCCGTGGTGGGTATGCAAGGAGGCACTAGTAAAGTACGCGATATTTGGGCGGAGCTGCAAGCCAAAGATACGCCAATATCAGCATTTTGGTTGCAG GACTGGGTAGGACAAAGGAAGACTGTCATCGGGTCACAATTATGGTGGAACTGGGAAGTGGATTCAACTACATATTCAGGATGGCAGCAATTAATAAAGGATCTTAGTGCTCAGCATATTAAAGTGATGACATATTGCAATCCTTGTTTAGCTCCA GTGGATGAGAAGACAAATGTAGGAAGAAACCTGTTTGAGGAAGCCATGAAGCTGGACATCTTAGTGAAAGACAAGAAAGGAAGACCATACATGGTTCCTAATACAGCTTTTGACGTCGGTATGTTGGATTTGACTCATCCAAAAACAGCAGGTTGGTTCAAACAGATTTTGCAAGAAATGGTGGATGATGGAGTCAGGGGTTGGATGGCTGATTTTGGTGAAGGCCTGCCAGTGGATGCCTACCTCTATTCAG GAGAAGATCCAATTACTGCGCACAACAGATACCCAGAAATCTGGGCAAAATTAAACCGGGAATTTGTTGACGAATGGAAAAGTAGTTGTCTTGGCAAGCAGAAGGAAGACCCACAAGAGGCTTTGGTGTTCTTCATGAGGGCTGGTTTCCGAGGTAGTCCAAAATGGGCTAGCCTGTTTTGGGAAGGGGATCAAATGGTAAGTTGGCAAGCTAATGATGGGATAAAGAGTGCAGTGGTTGGTTTGCTTAGTAGTGGACTTTCTGGTTATGCTTTCAATCATAGTGATATTGGAGGCTATTGCTCTGTGAGTTTGCCGTTCTTCAAGTACCAAAGAAGTGAAGAACTTCTCCTGCGATGGATGGAGCTTAATGCATTCACAATCGTCTTCCGGACACATGAA GGAAACAAGCCATCTTGCAATAGACAGTTCTACTCCAACCAAAGAActttatctcatttttcacGGTTTGCAAAGATATATAAAGCTTGGAAGTTTTACAGGATTCAACTAGTAAAG GAAGCATCTGAAAAAGGGCTGCCTGTTTGTCGTCACCTATTCCTTCACTATCCAGAGGACGACTATGTGCATAGACTGACATATGAGCAATTTCTAGTCGGCACAGAGATCCTAGTCGTGCCGGTTCTTGACAAAGGCAAGGAAGTAGTCAAGGTTTATTTCCCAGAAGGAGAGAGATGTTCATGGAAGCATGTCTGGACAGGAAAACTACACTCCAAACAAGGTTCTGAAAGTTGGGTGGAAGCTCCAATAGGATATCCAGCCATTTTTGTCAAGGATGGATCCAAAATTGGAGAAACATTTCTGGAAAACCTTAGAGAGTACAACATCCTGTAA
- the LOC105159913 gene encoding uncharacterized protein LOC105159913 isoform X1, translated as MASLKITKKHHKHINNPFPSNPKTLPLIQGTLVFNSQTLPSHQVYDLGHDFQLNWSSNDGGSLSIFHKSNPSRSIWSTVPGRAFVSAAVADTEVEESRGSFVIKDRNIHLICNHQTIEEIRAVQDSDYFTSHADDHQGSSVSCSGVEKSPVLLIKGRVFNVKERRMRNEGSFLHESSEILEKAAGIHAKYWMLFDQKNSNQVGFQVRFGKPIGGQLQKFSPRSYSYRGFSRKVGRIRRLRVGWCGYFSRKRVVIAVSPAQEETVVMKNAACPDFNRICITYSSEKNERFYGFGEQFSHMDFKGKRVPIFVQEQGIGRGDQPITFAANLISYRAGGDESTTYAPSPFYMTSQMRSVYLEGYNYSVFDLTKHDSVQIQIHGDRTEGRILHGNSPAEIIEHFTETVGRPQELPAWIISGAVVGMQGGTSKVRDIWAELQAKDTPISAFWLQDWVGQRKTVIGSQLWWNWEVDSTTYSGWQQLIKDLSAQHIKVMTYCNPCLAPVDEKTNVGRNLFEEAMKLDILVKDKKGRPYMVPNTAFDVGMLDLTHPKTAGWFKQILQEMVDDGVRGWMADFGEGLPVDAYLYSAIFSGEDPITAHNRYPEIWAKLNREFVDEWKSSCLGKQKEDPQEALVFFMRAGFRGSPKWASLFWEGDQMVSWQANDGIKSAVVGLLSSGLSGYAFNHSDIGGYCSVSLPFFKYQRSEELLLRWMELNAFTIVFRTHEGNKPSCNRQFYSNQRTLSHFSRFAKIYKAWKFYRIQLVKEASEKGLPVCRHLFLHYPEDDYVHRLTYEQFLVGTEILVVPVLDKGKEVVKVYFPEGERCSWKHVWTGKLHSKQGSESWVEAPIGYPAIFVKDGSKIGETFLENLREYNIL; from the exons ATGGCATCtctgaaaataacaaaaaagcaCCATAAACACATCAACAACCCTTTCCCATCCAACCCAAAGACTCTTCCTTTGATTCAAGGAACTCTGGTTTTTAATTCTCAAACACTCCCTTCTCATCAGGTTTATGATCTTGGCCATGATTTTCAGTTGAATTGGTCATCAAACGATGGAGGGTCTCTCTCAATTTTCCACAAGTCCAATCCTTCAAGATCCATATGGTCCACCGTTCCGGGCCGGGCCTTCGTTTCCGCAGCTGTGGCTGATACAGAGGTGGAAGAGAGCAGGGGTTCGTTTGTCATTAAAGATAGGAATATCCACCTCATATGCAATCATCAAACCATTGAAGAAATCAGGGCCGTACAAGACTCTGATTATTTCACATCACATGCTGATGATCATCAAGGTTCATCGGTTTCTTGCTCCGGGGTGGAGAAATCGCCGGTTCTTCTGATCAAAGGAAGGGTTTTTAATGTGAAAGAGAGGAGAATGAGGAATGAAGGTTCTTTTCTGCATGAAAGTTCAGAAATATTGGAGAAGGCGGCAGGCATACATGCTAAGTATTGGATGCTGTTTGATCAGAAAAACAGTAACCAAGTAGGATTTCAAGTGAGATTTGGGAAACCAATTGGAGGGCAGCTACAGAAGTTCTCTCCAAGAAGTTATAGTTACAGAGGTTTTAGTCGAAAAGTGGGACGAATTCGGAGACTTCGAGTTGGCTGGTGTGGATATTTTTCAAGGAAGAGAGTGGTTATAGCAGTTTCACCTGCACAAGAGGAAACTGTTGTGATGAAGAATGCAGCCTGTCCTGATTTTAACAGGATATGTATAACATATTCAAGTGAAAAGAATGAGAGATTCTATGGCTTTGGGGAGCAGTTCTCTCATATGGATTTCAAAGGGAAGAGAGTTCCAATATTCGTTCAAGAACAAGGAATTGGGAGAGGTGATCAACCAATCACGTTTGCTGCTAATTTAATCAGCTACAG GGCTGGAGGAGATGAGAGTACAACTTATGCTCCTTCACCTTTTTATATGACATCACAGATGAGATCAGTTTATCTAGAAGGATACAACTACTCCGTCTTCGACCTAACAAAGCATGATTCTGTCCAGATACAG ATACATGGAGATAGGACAGAGGGTAGAATACTGCACGGGAACTCTCCTGCTGAGATTATTGAACACTTCACAGAAACCGTAGGGAGGCCTCAAGAACTTCCTGCATGGATAATTTCAGGGGCCGTGGTGGGTATGCAAGGAGGCACTAGTAAAGTACGCGATATTTGGGCGGAGCTGCAAGCCAAAGATACGCCAATATCAGCATTTTGGTTGCAG GACTGGGTAGGACAAAGGAAGACTGTCATCGGGTCACAATTATGGTGGAACTGGGAAGTGGATTCAACTACATATTCAGGATGGCAGCAATTAATAAAGGATCTTAGTGCTCAGCATATTAAAGTGATGACATATTGCAATCCTTGTTTAGCTCCA GTGGATGAGAAGACAAATGTAGGAAGAAACCTGTTTGAGGAAGCCATGAAGCTGGACATCTTAGTGAAAGACAAGAAAGGAAGACCATACATGGTTCCTAATACAGCTTTTGACGTCGGTATGTTGGATTTGACTCATCCAAAAACAGCAGGTTGGTTCAAACAGATTTTGCAAGAAATGGTGGATGATGGAGTCAGGGGTTGGATGGCTGATTTTGGTGAAGGCCTGCCAGTGGATGCCTACCTCTATTCAG CAATTTTTTCAGGAGAAGATCCAATTACTGCGCACAACAGATACCCAGAAATCTGGGCAAAATTAAACCGGGAATTTGTTGACGAATGGAAAAGTAGTTGTCTTGGCAAGCAGAAGGAAGACCCACAAGAGGCTTTGGTGTTCTTCATGAGGGCTGGTTTCCGAGGTAGTCCAAAATGGGCTAGCCTGTTTTGGGAAGGGGATCAAATGGTAAGTTGGCAAGCTAATGATGGGATAAAGAGTGCAGTGGTTGGTTTGCTTAGTAGTGGACTTTCTGGTTATGCTTTCAATCATAGTGATATTGGAGGCTATTGCTCTGTGAGTTTGCCGTTCTTCAAGTACCAAAGAAGTGAAGAACTTCTCCTGCGATGGATGGAGCTTAATGCATTCACAATCGTCTTCCGGACACATGAA GGAAACAAGCCATCTTGCAATAGACAGTTCTACTCCAACCAAAGAActttatctcatttttcacGGTTTGCAAAGATATATAAAGCTTGGAAGTTTTACAGGATTCAACTAGTAAAG GAAGCATCTGAAAAAGGGCTGCCTGTTTGTCGTCACCTATTCCTTCACTATCCAGAGGACGACTATGTGCATAGACTGACATATGAGCAATTTCTAGTCGGCACAGAGATCCTAGTCGTGCCGGTTCTTGACAAAGGCAAGGAAGTAGTCAAGGTTTATTTCCCAGAAGGAGAGAGATGTTCATGGAAGCATGTCTGGACAGGAAAACTACACTCCAAACAAGGTTCTGAAAGTTGGGTGGAAGCTCCAATAGGATATCCAGCCATTTTTGTCAAGGATGGATCCAAAATTGGAGAAACATTTCTGGAAAACCTTAGAGAGTACAACATCCTGTAA
- the LOC105159916 gene encoding F-box protein At2g26160-like, with the protein MADWSELPYDIIHKVATYFMAVEDFLAFSAVCRSWRSVYVAKQWHQSPQVPWLMLSGIENDSFRSFISLYRNKVYNSELPEVHGRRCWGSSSGWLVTIGNDLDIRLHNPFTHVSVNLPPKSSLRIHFGEILGWYEIIEKAFVFKKPCTSHANEEDLLVMIIYGPLKQLAFCRPGYSSWKTVKDISRTGYIDVTHVKDQIFALCGLGSLVVIDIDSLAVTDINGPKAPEHVALSLPLWHWEQLILVESSGDLWMVYQNRTSIRRRSSVESIEFYVYTFDFRKKRWLRLSSLGDHAIFVGDNCSMSIRAPDRFNCKSNSIYFIGKRMEQRWPCGEVHVDLGVYSITNGISEPLCFGPDIPKYYSFPLWVTPTF; encoded by the coding sequence ATGGCTGATTGGTCCGAACTTCCATATGATATCATTCACAAGGTTGCGACATATTTTATGGCCGTCGAGGATTTCCTTGCTTTTTCTGCTGTTTGTCGCTCCTGGAGATCAGTGTATGTGGCAAAGCAGTGGCATCAAAGTCCTCAAGTTCCATGGTTGATGCTCTCTGGCATTGAAAATGATAGCTTTAGAAGTTTCATTAGCTTATATAGAAATAAAGTTTATAACTCAGAGCTACCTGAGGTTCATGGTAGACGGTGCTGGGGATCTTCTTCAGGTTGGCTTGTGACTATAGGAAATGACCTTGACATCCGCCTTCATAATCCCTTTACTCATGTTTCTGTGAATCTTCCACCTAAGTCCTCATTAAGAATCCACTTTGGTGAAATTCTGGGTTGGTATGAGATCATAGAGAAAGCTTTTGTCTTTAAGAAGCCATGTACTTCACATGCAAATGAAGAGGACTTGCTagttatgataatttatgGACCTTTGAAGCAGTTGGCTTTTTGTAGACCTGGCTATAGTTCTTGGAAAACTGTCAAAGATATATCCCGTACTGGGTACATTGATGTTACGCATGTAAAAGATCAGATATTTGCTCTTTGTGGCTTGGGATCTCTAGTTGTTATTGATATTGATAGCCTAGCTGTTACTGATATCAATGGTCCAAAGGCTCCTGAACATGTTGCTTTATCACTTCCTCTGTGGCACTGGGAGCAACTAATCTTGGTAGAATCATCTGGAGATCTCTGGATGGTTTACCAAAACCGGACTAGCATTCGTAGGAGGTCTTCCGTCGAGTCTATAGAATTCTATGTCTACACTTTTGATTTTAGGAAGAAGCGGTGGCTTAGGTTGAGCAGTTTGGGAGATCATGCTATTTTTGTTGGTGATAATTGCTCTATGTCTATTCGCGCACCCGATCGTTTTAACTGCAAAAGCAAtagcatttattttattggaaaaagaaTGGAACAACGGTGGCCATGTGGGGAGGTTCATGTCGATCTGGGCGTGTATAGCATAACAAATGGGATTTCTGAACCCCTTTGCTTTGGCCCTGatatcccaaaatattattcttttccaCTTTGGGTAACGCCCACCTTCTAG